The stretch of DNA GGGATAGTTTTAGGCCCAAAGGGTGACCTCCAAACATGCTCTCAACAAGCTGGATAGAAGTATCGAAAAGGACGTGGACATGATTAGGTAAAATGCAATAAGCGATTAAATGATATTTCTGCATATCCATTTCGTGCAATTTGTCTGCTACAATTTTAGCAATTTCAGGTAGTCTAAGATAACAAGCTCCGTAAGGCTTCACATCTAATTGGTGGTCATATTTTTTAAAAAACAGCCACCTTTGCCTTCTTATTTCTTCTTCAAAGCCTTCACGCTTTTCTTCTTTTAACCGTTCGATTTGCTCGTCCATTTCCTGCTTGAGTTGAGTTACGATTGACTGGGGCAAGCTATCGCCTAATCGAAAGGTCACAAAGAAAGTGGCCCCTATCGGTGCAATGTGTGGCAATCGGTTTCGATATTCAGTTTTAATTTTCATCTCGGATGATATTACAAGCAAAAAGTACTGGCGAATTCATTCGCAACTTGACGTAATTATATATTTCATAGTAAATGGCGAATAAATTCGCCGCTACGACCGAAATAAATGGGCAAATATTGTACTGGCGAATTCATTCGCAACTTGACGTAATATTTCATAGCAAATGGGCGAATAAATTCGCCGCTACAGGCGAATAACTCAGAGATTCTCAATCTCCTTATAATAAAACCGCTGGTAAATAATCTTGTCCTCCTTCCATTGCTGCACAAAAGCCTCTCGGAGTCTTTTCCATCCGTGTTTTTTGCTGTGAAAATGGATTAGCATTTCACCCATTACCATTTGCTGGTCTTCATCTGCTACCAGTGACGAAATTTCCAATTCCACACTATGAACACCTTCCAAGGTCTTCTCTTCCATCTCTCGAAGACTCAATTTCCCTTCGATAGCAGGCTCATTGTTTTCGATTTGCCGAATGTCTTCGTGGTAAAATTCATCAATAATCTGAAGAAAGGCACCTTTTTCCATTAAAGCCCTGTATTTGGCTATTTTTTCCTTGAAATGAGACATGTTGTGAGGTTTTTAGGTAATAAGGAGTGCTATAGCGTATTCACAGCGGAGCACCAAAGTACCTTTGGTGTTTTTCACGCACCATTACAGGTGTTTTTCACCTGCAATTCCCCGAAATGTCGGTAAAAAACACTATAGCCGGCAGGTTTCGTCTCGCTTATAAGTGGCCAATTTAAGCCACTACGCCTGATGCTGCATACAAGGGAAAGTTTTCCATGAAAGCATTCACTTCCTGACTGGTTGCCTTGATGATTTCTTCATTATGGACATTCAGGATGATGTTATCAATCCAATCGACGGTTTTGAGGCAGTCTGCCTCCTTGAAGCCACGGGTAGTGATAGCGGCAGTTCCAATGCGGATACCAGAGGTCACAAAAGGAGATTGGGTATCAAAAGGAACCATGTTTTTGTTCGTGGTAATATCTGCGCTAACAAGTGCTTGTTCTGCATCCTTTCCGGTCACCCCTTTAGACCGCAGGTCGATCAGCATCAAGTGGTTATCTGTTCCACCTGAAATCACCTGGTATCCTTTGTCCACAAAAGCTTGGGCCATGACTTTGGCATTGCGCATCACCTGTTCGCCATAGGTTTTGAATTCAGGCTGGAGGGCTTCGCCAAAAGCTTGGGCTTTGGCCGCAATCACATGCTCCAAGGGGCCACCTTGCATGCCCGGGAAAACGCCGCTATTCATGATAGCTGACATTTTAATTGGCGTCCCTTTTTTGGTCATTTTGCCCCAGGGGTTATCAAAGTTTTTCCCTAGCATAATGAGCCCGCCACGTGGCCCCCGTAAGGTCTTGTGCGTAGTGGAAGTCACAATATGGCAATGCTCCATAGGATTATTCAATAAACCTACGGCAATAAGTCCAGCAGGGTGAGCAATGTCTGCCAATAAAAGTGCGCCTACTTTGTCAGCAATCGCTCTAAAACGAGCATAATCCCAGTCCCTGGCATAAGCAGAAGCACCACAAACGATCAATTTGGGTTTGACCGCCAATGCTTTGGCCTCTACTTGGTCCATATCAATAATCCCCGTCTCTTTTTCTACCCCATAGAAATGAGGCTCATATACTTTACCCGAATAATTCACTGGCGATCCATGAGAGAGGTGTCCTCCGTGGGACAAGTCAAAACCCAGGATTCGATCACCAGGCTCCAACACCGCTAGAAAGACAGCGGCATTCGCCTGTGCGCCGGAATGTGGCTGGACATTGGCGTAAGCTGCCCCAAATAATGCTTTTAAGCGATCAATAGCCAATTGCTCAATCTCATCTACCACTTCACAGCCACCGTAATAGCGTTTTCCTGGATACCCTTCTGCATATTTATTCGTCAGGCAGGACCCCATGGCCTGGAGGACAGCAGCACTGGTGAAGTTTTCAGACGCAATTAGTTCGATGCCTTTGCGCTGACGGTCTAATTCCTTTTGAATAAGGTCAAAAACAATCTTATCTTTTCCCATCTTATTTAGCTTTTTTTTCATTAGCCCTTGTGGGCTGGTTCAAAATTTTGGAGATTTGCAATCGAATTTGAAAAAACTATATAGATTAAGGCTAGGATTTACCAATTTTACCGGCAAAGGTACAATATTTATCCTAAGAAAATCTTTTATGCTTTGGCGAAACATGTAACCTTTAATTTTTTTTTCTTCCAGATAAATCGCTGCGCTTTGTCTGAAAAAAGAAGAAAGGAACTGTTTCAAAACGATCACAACCATACATCCGTCTTAATTTTTCAATCTTTTTAGGGTCTGCTATTGTTTTTAAATAAATTCCATCGTTGAATGTCCATTAACTTTTTGCGACTAATTGCTATCCTGGTTATTTTCATTAGCTGGATAAATGTGGCTTCTGCCAAAATTGTGCGGCTTCGTTGTATGTGGCGAGATGACCCTGCAACAACCATGGTAATTGGCTGGGATCAGGTATCGGGTGGAGCCCCTATACTTTACTATGGCGAAAAGGATATGGAACGGAATGTAGCAGCTTACCCTTATTCCAAGAAGCCAGATAGAGTCCTGATAGCCAAAGAAATGAACAACCACTTCGTTAGGTTAAGTGGGTTAAAACCTAATACGCGCTATTACTTTGTGATCCAGGACAGCGAAGGCGTTAGCATAAGTTTTTCCTTTCGCACAGCCCCCAATTCTCCCGACCAACGACTATCAATCATTGCTGGTGGTGATTCCCGCAACCACAAAGAAGCCAGGTGCAATGCCAATGCACTGGTTGGGAAGTTAAAACCACATTGTGTTATGTTTGGCGGAGATATGACGGCGGATGACAGTAGCACATCCTGGAAGGAATGGTTTGATGATTGGCAATATACCATGGGGACTCAGCGGCAATTGGTACCCATTATTCCAACCCGGGGCAACCACGAGGCGTCTAATGCTTCTATTGCCGATTTATTCGATGTCAGCTCTAGTGAGGTCTACTATTCCTTGACCCTTGGTGGTAATTTGCTAAAAATCTATACCTTAAATACGCTGATTCCATCCGGCGGCAATCAAAAGAGCTGGTTGGAGAGTGACCTGAAAAACAGCGATAACATCACCTGGAAATTTGCCCAATACCACCACACCATCCGACCACATACCGCCAGCAAACCTGAAAAGGATGAATTGATCATCAATTGGGCGACGCTATTCCATAAATATGCCATGAACCTGGTGGTCGAATCTGATGCGCATGTTGTAAAAACGACCTATCCTATCCGCCCTTCCAATGAGGCAGGGAGCGACGAAGGCTTTATCCGCGATGATAAAACCGGTACTGTTTATGTCGGAGAGGGCTGCTGGGGCGCTCCCTTGCGCGATAACAATGACGATAAATCATGGACCCGCGCAAGTGGCAAATTCAATCAATTCAAATGGATTTTTGTCGACAAAGAGAAAGTTGAAGTCCGAACCGTCATGATCGACTGTTCTCCAAGAGTGGTTCCGCTGAAAGAAGACAATATTTTTTTCACCCAATGCCAAGGCTTACAACTTTGGAATCCACCCACGGGGGAGGTTGTCATCCTAAAACCAAGACCCAAGATCGCTCCTGTGGCAAGCACTTTGCGCCCTGCGGCAAATGGGCTCGTTAGCATTAATTTCAAGTTATCACAAGCCGCAAATGTCCAGGCCATTTTAAGCAATAAACAGCAACAAGAACTCGCCACCGTTCCATACGATGGCCTCTCTGCCGGAGATCATACCAAGTCCCTCAATGTGGCCAAAGTACCTGCCGGAGAATATATTATTTCCATTAAGGCCAATGGCGCCATCATCCAACGGTACGCGCTGATTAGGTAGTTTCTCGCAAAAAAGTAGCAATGGAAAAATGATAAAAAAAAACCTTATTTTTATAGAATGAATTACATCGAGAGAATAAACACAGCGTTAAAACCTAAGATTGATGAGAAATTAGACAAAACTGTAATTGATTTATTTGCAGGCTGTGGAGGATTATCACTTGGTTTTGAAGCAGTTGGTTTTAAAACGATTGGATATGAAAAGCTACAAGATGCCTCAGAAACATATAATAATAATCTGATTGGGAAGTGTTATAACCAGGAGTTGAACATAAAGACAGAATATCCACAAGCTGATATCATAATTGGAGGTCCGCCTTGTCAACCATTTAGTGTTGGAGGAAAACAAATGGGCTTAAAAGATTCAAGGGATGGTTTTCCCATTTTTATTTCAGCAGTGGAACAAGTTAATCCGGAGGTATTCCTTTTTGAAAATGTCAGAGGATTACTATATAAGAATAAATGGTATTTAAAGGAAATTATAGATCAATTAGGGTCTTTTGGATACAAAATTTCTTTTCGGTTGTTGAATGCTAAATTTTATGGAGTTCCCCAGAATAGAGAGAGGGTAATAGTGTTAGGTGCTAAAAAAACAATTCACTTTCCATCAAAATTACGTTACAAAGTAACAGTAGGAGAAGCACTTGGTGAATTAGCAACGCAGATACCAGATAATGCTAAATTTCTATCCTCTAATATGGATAAATATATAGCAAATTATGAGAAAGCCTCAAAGTGTATTAATCCTCGTGATCTATACTTGGATAGACCTGCGCGAACATTAACATGCAGGAATTTGGCAGGCGCGACAGGTGATATGCATAGAATTAAATTAGCTGATGGCAGAAGGAGACGAATAACTACACTTGAGGCTGCTAGATTACAAAGTTTTCCAGATTGGTTTGATTTTTCAGGAAACGAAACGGGAATCTATAATCAAATTGGAAATGCAGTGGCACCCTATTTTGCCTATTCACTTGCTAAGGAAATAAAAAAGTATTTTGAATCAAATTTTGATGGTGAATCCTATCCTATAACAGACGAGAACGATCAATTACTATTATTTCATGAGCCAGAAAAAATATATTCATCCAAATAACTGTAAGACGTTTGCTGCAAAAGATCCTGAAACCCAAGAACTCATTAATCATACCTTGTATATTCTTGAAAATTTTGGGATACCAATTAATAATACTCCAAGAAGATTAGAAAGAATGGCCATCGCTTTTTTGGCAATTTCAGATGTGAAAATAATTAAAGACTTTAGAAAGGCAAAAAACCTCACCGATGATTCCTACGCATTGAAGTCAAGAGATATCATAAACTATGTCAACAAATATTTTCAAGAAGAAATAAGTAGTGGTTCTTATGATGACATAAGAAGAAAGGATTTAAAATTACTTGTCGCAGCTGAAATTGTATTACAATCGAGTCCTAATTCTGCAACAAATGATTCGACAAGAGGCTATGGATTAAATCCTCAATATGCAAAATTACTGAAAGGTTATCCACACAAAAATTGGGATGTAAGGATAAAAAGTCAGCTCAAAGGAGTTAAATCCCTAACAGAAACATTAAAAAGGGCGAGAAACCTTGATAAAATTCCTATAGAACTTCCATCTGGAAAAGAATTAAAATTTTCGCAGGGATTGCATAATGATTTACAAAAATGCATAATAGAGAGGTTTCTTCCAAAATATGGTTTCGGGGCTAAAGTTTTATATGTAGGTGATACCTCCAATAAATATCTTCATTTAGATCAATCCGGATTAAATGAGCTAAACTTTTTTGAAATTTCTCATGATGAATTACCCGATATAATTGCTTATTCCAAAGAAAAGAATTGGCTTTACTTAATCGAGGCCGTGCACAGTTCAGGCGCTATCAGTGAATTAAGACTACTACAACTAAAGAAATTGACTGAAAAATGTACTGCTGATATAATTTAT from Saprospiraceae bacterium encodes:
- a CDS encoding nuclear transport factor 2 family protein; its protein translation is MSHFKEKIAKYRALMEKGAFLQIIDEFYHEDIRQIENNEPAIEGKLSLREMEEKTLEGVHSVELEISSLVADEDQQMVMGEMLIHFHSKKHGWKRLREAFVQQWKEDKIIYQRFYYKEIENL
- the glyA gene encoding serine hydroxymethyltransferase; this encodes MGKDKIVFDLIQKELDRQRKGIELIASENFTSAAVLQAMGSCLTNKYAEGYPGKRYYGGCEVVDEIEQLAIDRLKALFGAAYANVQPHSGAQANAAVFLAVLEPGDRILGFDLSHGGHLSHGSPVNYSGKVYEPHFYGVEKETGIIDMDQVEAKALAVKPKLIVCGASAYARDWDYARFRAIADKVGALLLADIAHPAGLIAVGLLNNPMEHCHIVTSTTHKTLRGPRGGLIMLGKNFDNPWGKMTKKGTPIKMSAIMNSGVFPGMQGGPLEHVIAAKAQAFGEALQPEFKTYGEQVMRNAKVMAQAFVDKGYQVISGGTDNHLMLIDLRSKGVTGKDAEQALVSADITTNKNMVPFDTQSPFVTSGIRIGTAAITTRGFKEADCLKTVDWIDNIILNVHNEEIIKATSQEVNAFMENFPLYAASGVVA
- a CDS encoding fibronectin type III domain-containing protein; the encoded protein is MSINFLRLIAILVIFISWINVASAKIVRLRCMWRDDPATTMVIGWDQVSGGAPILYYGEKDMERNVAAYPYSKKPDRVLIAKEMNNHFVRLSGLKPNTRYYFVIQDSEGVSISFSFRTAPNSPDQRLSIIAGGDSRNHKEARCNANALVGKLKPHCVMFGGDMTADDSSTSWKEWFDDWQYTMGTQRQLVPIIPTRGNHEASNASIADLFDVSSSEVYYSLTLGGNLLKIYTLNTLIPSGGNQKSWLESDLKNSDNITWKFAQYHHTIRPHTASKPEKDELIINWATLFHKYAMNLVVESDAHVVKTTYPIRPSNEAGSDEGFIRDDKTGTVYVGEGCWGAPLRDNNDDKSWTRASGKFNQFKWIFVDKEKVEVRTVMIDCSPRVVPLKEDNIFFTQCQGLQLWNPPTGEVVILKPRPKIAPVASTLRPAANGLVSINFKLSQAANVQAILSNKQQQELATVPYDGLSAGDHTKSLNVAKVPAGEYIISIKANGAIIQRYALIR
- a CDS encoding DNA cytosine methyltransferase; the protein is MNYIERINTALKPKIDEKLDKTVIDLFAGCGGLSLGFEAVGFKTIGYEKLQDASETYNNNLIGKCYNQELNIKTEYPQADIIIGGPPCQPFSVGGKQMGLKDSRDGFPIFISAVEQVNPEVFLFENVRGLLYKNKWYLKEIIDQLGSFGYKISFRLLNAKFYGVPQNRERVIVLGAKKTIHFPSKLRYKVTVGEALGELATQIPDNAKFLSSNMDKYIANYEKASKCINPRDLYLDRPARTLTCRNLAGATGDMHRIKLADGRRRRITTLEAARLQSFPDWFDFSGNETGIYNQIGNAVAPYFAYSLAKEIKKYFESNFDGESYPITDENDQLLLFHEPEKIYSSK
- a CDS encoding BsuBI/PstI family type II restriction endonuclease translates to MSQKKYIHPNNCKTFAAKDPETQELINHTLYILENFGIPINNTPRRLERMAIAFLAISDVKIIKDFRKAKNLTDDSYALKSRDIINYVNKYFQEEISSGSYDDIRRKDLKLLVAAEIVLQSSPNSATNDSTRGYGLNPQYAKLLKGYPHKNWDVRIKSQLKGVKSLTETLKRARNLDKIPIELPSGKELKFSQGLHNDLQKCIIERFLPKYGFGAKVLYVGDTSNKYLHLDQSGLNELNFFEISHDELPDIIAYSKEKNWLYLIEAVHSSGAISELRLLQLKKLTEKCTADIIYITAFLDRATFRKFIADIAWETEVWIADNPDHLIHFNGDKFLGPYQKPE